The Nocardioides sp. S-1144 genome includes a region encoding these proteins:
- a CDS encoding NAD(P)H-binding protein — translation MPTVLVTGATGFVGRRLVPVLLDRGLAVRAMTRRPEKYDGPGEPVGGDVHDAASLTQALTGVDVAVYLVHSLDDKDFERKDAEAAQTFGRVAAECGVRQIVYLGGLGEDDDDLSPHLRSRREVEGKLAEGGVPVTVLRAAIVVGAGGISWEITRQLVKNLPAMVVPKWVSTKTQPIAIDDVVRYLDGVIDNDAAAGRVLEIGGPEQLTYLEMMQQAAEVILGRRLPIVKVPVLTPSLSSHWIAFVTDVDTTTAKNLIDSMSTEVIVSDHAIDEIVPGRPIAYQESVRRALEES, via the coding sequence GTGCCCACCGTCCTCGTCACCGGCGCGACCGGCTTCGTCGGACGTCGCCTCGTCCCCGTCCTCCTCGACCGCGGCCTCGCCGTGCGCGCGATGACCCGCCGACCCGAGAAGTACGACGGCCCCGGCGAGCCCGTCGGGGGCGACGTCCACGACGCCGCCTCGCTCACCCAGGCCCTGACCGGCGTCGACGTGGCGGTCTACCTCGTGCACTCCCTCGACGACAAGGACTTCGAGCGCAAGGACGCTGAGGCGGCGCAGACCTTCGGTCGCGTGGCCGCCGAGTGCGGCGTCCGCCAGATCGTCTACCTCGGCGGCCTCGGCGAGGACGACGACGACCTGTCGCCGCACCTGCGCTCGCGCCGCGAGGTGGAGGGCAAGCTCGCCGAGGGCGGCGTGCCGGTCACGGTGCTGCGCGCCGCGATCGTCGTCGGCGCCGGCGGCATCTCCTGGGAGATCACCCGCCAGCTGGTCAAGAACCTGCCGGCGATGGTGGTCCCGAAGTGGGTCAGCACCAAGACCCAGCCGATCGCGATCGACGACGTCGTGCGCTACCTCGACGGCGTCATCGACAACGACGCCGCCGCCGGCCGGGTGCTGGAGATCGGCGGCCCCGAGCAGCTGACGTACCTGGAGATGATGCAGCAGGCCGCCGAGGTCATCCTCGGCCGGCGGCTGCCGATCGTGAAGGTGCCGGTGCTGACGCCCTCGCTCAGCTCGCACTGGATCGCCTTCGTCACCGACGTCGACACCACGACCGCGAAGAACCTCATCGACTCGATGTCGACCGAGGTGATCGTCTCCGACCACGCGATCGACGAGATCGTGCCGGGCCGGCCGATCGCCTACCAGGAGTCGGTGCGCCGCGCGCTCGAGGAGAGCTGA
- a CDS encoding CsbD family protein, with protein MGIDDKLSNKAEELKGKTKEGAGRATGDERLEAEGKGDQSSSKVKQAGEKVKDAAKDVKDGLTK; from the coding sequence ATGGGAATCGACGACAAGCTGAGCAACAAGGCCGAAGAGCTCAAGGGCAAGACCAAGGAGGGCGCTGGCCGGGCGACCGGTGACGAGCGCCTCGAGGCCGAGGGCAAGGGCGATCAGTCCTCCTCGAAGGTCAAGCAGGCCGGCGAGAAGGTCAAGGACGCCGCCAAGGACGTCAAGGACGGCCTGACCAAGTAG
- a CDS encoding CaiB/BaiF CoA transferase family protein: protein MVDETSEIQLGQGTGPLRGVKVVEIAGLGPGPHACMILADLGADVIRVERPGPPGLGGGPAMLLNRGRPSVALDLKNPDAAAVVLRLVADADLLVEGLRPGVTERLGLGPETCLEVNPRLVYGRMTGWGQEGPLAQAAGHDMNYVAITGALFGLGQDPARPHFPANLVGDFGGGSTYLVIGLLAALLESRVSGRGQVVDAAIVDGTAHLNAMTSAFAHEPHYREERAANLLDGGVPYYDVYETADGRHMSVGALEPQFFATLVRLLGLEGTCPGQTDLDRYDEMRRLFTDTFAGRTQAQWVELFEGTDACVAGIIPLSEAARHPHLAARGTFVERDGLTQPAPAPRFSRTGATLTTPPSLPGQHTRAALAAWGVDDVDGLLERGVAVQV from the coding sequence ATGGTCGACGAGACGAGCGAGATCCAGCTGGGGCAGGGGACCGGGCCGCTGCGCGGCGTCAAGGTCGTCGAGATCGCGGGCCTCGGCCCCGGTCCGCACGCGTGCATGATCCTGGCCGACCTCGGTGCCGACGTGATCCGGGTCGAGCGGCCCGGCCCGCCCGGGCTGGGCGGCGGCCCGGCGATGCTGCTCAACCGCGGCCGTCCCAGCGTCGCGCTCGACCTGAAGAACCCCGACGCCGCGGCCGTCGTCCTGCGCCTGGTCGCCGACGCGGACCTGCTCGTCGAGGGGCTGCGGCCCGGTGTCACCGAGCGCCTCGGCCTCGGGCCCGAGACGTGCCTGGAGGTCAACCCGCGCCTGGTCTACGGCCGGATGACCGGGTGGGGCCAGGAGGGCCCGCTCGCCCAGGCCGCCGGGCACGACATGAACTACGTCGCGATCACCGGCGCCCTGTTCGGGCTCGGCCAGGACCCGGCCCGCCCGCACTTCCCGGCCAACCTGGTCGGCGACTTCGGTGGCGGGTCGACCTACCTCGTCATCGGGCTGCTGGCCGCGCTGCTCGAGTCGAGGGTCTCGGGCCGGGGCCAGGTCGTCGACGCCGCGATCGTCGACGGAACCGCCCACCTCAACGCGATGACCAGTGCCTTCGCCCACGAGCCGCACTACCGCGAGGAGCGGGCCGCCAACCTGCTCGACGGCGGCGTCCCGTACTACGACGTCTACGAGACCGCCGACGGCCGGCACATGAGCGTCGGCGCGCTCGAGCCGCAGTTCTTCGCCACCCTGGTCCGGCTCCTCGGCCTCGAGGGCACCTGCCCGGGACAGACCGACCTGGATCGCTACGACGAGATGCGGCGGCTGTTCACCGACACCTTCGCCGGCCGCACCCAGGCGCAGTGGGTCGAGCTCTTCGAGGGCACCGACGCGTGCGTGGCCGGGATCATCCCCCTCAGCGAGGCCGCCCGGCACCCGCACCTCGCCGCCCGCGGCACCTTCGTCGAGCGCGACGGGCTCACCCAGCCGGCGCCCGCCCCGCGCTTCTCCCGCACCGGGGCGACGCTCACCACGCCGCCGTCGCTGCCCGGCCAGCACACCCGCGCGGCGCTCGCCGCGTGGGGCGTCGACGACGTCGACGGCCTCCTCGAGCGGGGCGTCGCCGTCCAGGTCTGA
- a CDS encoding ABC transporter substrate-binding protein — MHRRLSHAALPVLLTAALTAAITACAPAEDDDAADNGSGGTGETASCDVADLPLLTDGTLTIGTDSPAYEPWFADNDPTNGKGFESAVAYAVADRLGFAADDVTWVTVPFNNSYAPGEKKFDFDVNQVSISPERAQAVDFSRGYYTASQAVIALDDSPVSDASSVADLADYRLGAQTGTTSLTAIRDVIQPGDDPLVFEDTNAAKQALLNDQVDGIVADLPTALYITAAEIPKARIVGQFQVAEDQTEQFGLLFEKGSGLVPCVDEALDALEADGTLADLEQQWIPAATAVPELP, encoded by the coding sequence ATGCACCGTCGCCTCTCGCACGCCGCGCTCCCCGTCCTGCTCACCGCCGCGCTCACCGCGGCCATCACCGCCTGCGCGCCCGCCGAGGACGACGACGCCGCCGACAACGGCAGCGGCGGCACCGGCGAGACCGCGTCCTGCGACGTCGCCGACCTGCCCCTGCTGACCGACGGCACGCTGACGATCGGCACCGACTCCCCGGCCTACGAGCCGTGGTTCGCCGACAACGACCCGACGAACGGCAAGGGCTTCGAGTCCGCCGTGGCCTACGCCGTCGCCGACCGGCTCGGCTTCGCCGCCGACGACGTCACCTGGGTCACGGTGCCGTTCAACAACTCCTACGCCCCGGGCGAGAAGAAGTTCGACTTCGACGTCAACCAGGTCTCGATCAGCCCCGAGCGCGCCCAGGCCGTCGACTTCTCCCGCGGCTACTACACCGCGAGCCAGGCCGTCATCGCCCTCGACGACTCGCCGGTGTCCGACGCGTCCAGCGTCGCCGACCTGGCCGACTACCGCCTCGGCGCCCAGACCGGCACCACGTCGCTCACGGCGATCCGCGACGTGATCCAGCCCGGCGACGACCCGCTCGTCTTCGAGGACACCAACGCCGCCAAGCAGGCCCTGCTCAACGACCAGGTCGACGGGATCGTGGCCGACCTCCCGACCGCGCTCTACATCACCGCGGCCGAGATCCCGAAGGCGAGGATCGTCGGCCAGTTCCAGGTCGCCGAGGACCAGACCGAGCAGTTCGGCCTGCTCTTCGAGAAGGGCAGCGGCCTGGTGCCGTGCGTCGACGAGGCGCTCGACGCCCTCGAGGCCGACGGCACCCTGGCCGACCTCGAGCAGCAGTGGATCCCGGCCGCCACGGCCGTCCCCGAGCTCCCGTGA
- a CDS encoding type II CAAX endopeptidase family protein yields the protein MRQWIERSLWDVVPRDHRDEPRALRRRQLVTCGFVLLGAIVLGTLLRLEQGSAMFVVMSFVLAGVWTVGAFASGPLHLGRIAAKDMEVRPIVQPLLIGAALAGIFVVGALIVREIDPLAEQIRNVLGFASEGYLPVLVIVTAVNGVAEELFFRGAAYAAITRHPVAWTTLAYTIATAATGNVMLAFAAILLGVIVGLQRRASGGILAPILTHCTWSLTMLFALPAIFGV from the coding sequence GTGAGGCAGTGGATCGAGCGGTCGCTGTGGGACGTCGTCCCCCGCGACCACCGCGACGAGCCGCGCGCGCTGCGCCGGCGTCAGCTGGTGACCTGTGGCTTCGTGCTGCTGGGCGCCATCGTCCTGGGCACGCTGCTCCGGCTCGAGCAGGGCAGCGCCATGTTCGTGGTGATGTCCTTCGTGCTCGCCGGGGTGTGGACCGTGGGCGCCTTCGCGTCCGGCCCGCTGCACCTCGGCCGGATCGCGGCCAAGGACATGGAGGTGCGCCCGATCGTCCAGCCGCTGCTCATCGGGGCCGCGCTGGCCGGGATCTTCGTGGTCGGTGCGCTCATCGTCCGCGAGATCGACCCGCTCGCCGAGCAGATCCGCAACGTGCTCGGGTTCGCCAGCGAGGGCTACCTGCCGGTGCTGGTGATCGTCACGGCGGTCAACGGGGTCGCCGAGGAGCTCTTCTTCCGCGGGGCGGCCTACGCCGCCATCACCCGCCACCCGGTGGCGTGGACGACGCTCGCCTACACGATCGCCACGGCCGCGACCGGCAACGTGATGCTCGCCTTCGCCGCGATCCTGCTCGGGGTGATCGTCGGTCTCCAGCGGCGCGCCTCCGGCGGCATCCTGGCGCCGATCCTGACCCACTGCACCTGGTCGCTGACGATGCTGTTCGCCCTGCCTGCGATCTTCGGCGTCTGA
- a CDS encoding amino acid ABC transporter permease, translated as MTEAWVPSRRELDRRDVRRRQRLVSVLVATITTLVVFGLAAAVVLSSPGWPTVRETFFDWHHAKESFPSVRDGFWINVKLFLICEPIILVLALGVALARSARSAWLVPVRLVAAFYTDVFRGIPTILLVVLLAFGMPALGLQGVPNSALFWAGVALVLSYGAYVAEVFRSGIDSIHPSQVASAEALALSRSQTLRFVVVPQAVRRVLPPLLNDFVSLQKDTALVAAAGIFDAVFAARDYGNYNFNYTPLVVVACFFIVMTVPLARFTDWLQRRLAERERAGAR; from the coding sequence GTGACCGAGGCCTGGGTCCCGAGCAGGCGCGAGCTCGACCGGCGCGACGTCCGGCGGCGCCAGCGGCTGGTCTCGGTGCTGGTCGCGACGATCACCACGCTGGTCGTGTTCGGCCTGGCCGCCGCCGTCGTGCTGTCCTCGCCGGGCTGGCCGACGGTGCGGGAGACCTTCTTCGACTGGCACCACGCGAAGGAGTCCTTCCCGTCGGTGCGCGACGGGTTCTGGATCAACGTCAAGCTGTTCCTGATCTGCGAGCCGATCATCCTGGTGCTCGCGCTCGGCGTCGCCCTCGCGCGCAGCGCGCGCTCCGCGTGGCTGGTGCCGGTCCGGCTGGTCGCGGCGTTCTACACCGACGTCTTCCGGGGCATCCCGACGATCCTGCTCGTCGTGCTGCTCGCCTTCGGCATGCCCGCGCTCGGCCTGCAGGGCGTGCCGAACAGCGCCCTCTTCTGGGCCGGGGTCGCGCTCGTGCTGTCCTACGGCGCCTACGTGGCCGAGGTCTTCCGATCCGGCATCGACTCCATCCACCCCTCGCAGGTCGCCAGCGCCGAGGCGCTGGCCCTGAGCCGCTCGCAGACGCTGCGCTTCGTCGTCGTCCCGCAGGCGGTGCGGCGGGTGCTGCCGCCGCTGCTCAACGACTTCGTCTCGCTGCAGAAGGACACCGCCCTGGTCGCGGCGGCCGGCATCTTCGACGCCGTCTTCGCCGCCCGCGACTACGGCAACTACAACTTCAACTACACCCCGCTCGTCGTCGTCGCGTGCTTCTTCATCGTCATGACCGTGCCGCTGGCCCGGTTCACCGACTGGCTGCAGCGCCGCCTCGCCGAGCGCGAGAGGGCCGGTGCCCGATGA
- a CDS encoding flavin-containing monooxygenase, whose translation MSTPASSSSTAGTEVEHVDVLVVGAGLSGIGAACQVRAGHPGRTVAVLESRDVSGGTWDLFRYPGVRSDSDMFTFGYRWRPWPSDTALADGALILDYLRTVAQERGVDKLIRYRYRVTSAAWSSETARWTVGIEHDGAELTMTCDFLWGCTGYYDYEEGHRPAFPGEESFTGQVVHPQFWPEDLDHAGKDVVVIGSGATAVTLVPSMAETAAHVTMLQRTPTYILPQPDRDPLAVALRRVPEKVRYPIVRWANVLKLVGNYQLSQRFPDQAKKLVRRFTEPQLPEGTSYDEHFQPPYNPWDQRLCVVPNSDLFKALRAGTASVVTDTIETFTPTGIRTTSGRELDADVVVTATGLKLKLFGGIDVTVDGVPFVPSETMSYKGLMLSGVPNFAFTVGYTNASWTLKADLVGEYVVRLLAHMDRHGLRTVVAVRDDSVGERPFMDLASGYVQRALAGLPRQGDRAPWMLKQNYLVDLRAIRRGAIDDGVLSFG comes from the coding sequence ATGAGCACTCCTGCGTCCTCCTCGAGCACCGCCGGCACCGAGGTCGAGCACGTCGACGTCCTGGTCGTCGGGGCCGGGCTCAGCGGCATCGGCGCGGCGTGCCAGGTGCGGGCCGGGCACCCCGGCCGCACGGTCGCGGTCCTGGAGTCGCGCGACGTCAGCGGCGGCACGTGGGACCTGTTCCGCTACCCCGGCGTCCGGTCCGACTCCGACATGTTCACCTTCGGCTACCGGTGGCGGCCGTGGCCCAGCGACACCGCCCTCGCCGACGGGGCGCTCATCCTCGACTACCTGCGCACCGTCGCGCAGGAGCGCGGCGTCGACAAGCTGATCCGCTACCGCTACCGCGTCACCTCGGCGGCGTGGAGCAGCGAGACGGCCCGCTGGACCGTCGGGATCGAGCACGACGGCGCCGAGCTGACGATGACCTGCGACTTCCTGTGGGGCTGCACCGGCTACTACGACTACGAGGAGGGCCACCGGCCCGCGTTCCCGGGCGAGGAGTCCTTCACCGGCCAGGTGGTCCACCCGCAGTTCTGGCCCGAGGACCTCGACCACGCCGGCAAGGACGTCGTCGTCATCGGCTCGGGCGCCACCGCGGTCACGCTGGTGCCGTCGATGGCCGAGACCGCCGCCCACGTGACGATGCTCCAGCGGACGCCGACCTACATCCTCCCGCAGCCCGACCGCGACCCGCTCGCCGTCGCCCTGCGCCGCGTCCCGGAGAAGGTGCGCTACCCGATCGTGCGGTGGGCCAACGTGCTCAAGCTGGTCGGCAACTACCAGCTCTCGCAGCGCTTCCCCGACCAGGCGAAGAAGCTCGTGCGCCGCTTCACCGAGCCGCAGCTGCCGGAGGGGACGTCGTACGACGAGCACTTCCAGCCGCCGTACAACCCGTGGGACCAGCGCCTGTGCGTCGTCCCGAACAGCGACCTCTTCAAGGCGCTGCGGGCCGGCACCGCCTCGGTCGTCACCGACACGATCGAGACGTTCACGCCCACCGGCATCCGCACGACGTCGGGCCGCGAGCTCGACGCCGACGTCGTCGTCACCGCGACCGGCCTCAAGCTCAAGCTGTTCGGCGGCATCGACGTCACCGTCGACGGCGTGCCGTTCGTGCCGAGCGAGACGATGTCCTACAAGGGCCTCATGCTCAGCGGGGTCCCGAACTTCGCCTTCACCGTCGGCTACACCAACGCGTCCTGGACGCTCAAGGCCGACCTGGTGGGCGAGTACGTCGTCCGGCTGCTGGCCCACATGGACCGGCACGGCCTGCGCACGGTGGTGGCGGTCCGTGACGACTCCGTGGGCGAGCGGCCGTTCATGGACCTGGCCTCGGGCTACGTGCAGCGCGCGCTGGCCGGGCTGCCCCGGCAGGGCGACCGCGCGCCGTGGATGCTCAAGCAGAACTACCTCGTCGACCTCCGGGCGATCCGGCGCGGCGCCATCGACGACGGCGTCCTGTCGTTCGGCTGA
- a CDS encoding amino acid ABC transporter ATP-binding protein: MTEPTTDRPLLEVEGLRKSYGDRLVLDDVSLTVQPHDVVCLIGSSGSGKSTLLRCLNLLEDVDDGVIRFDGGEIADPRVDPRVVRRRIGMVFQAYNLFPHLSVLENCVLAPRRVHGVARGEAEQRARDLLETFGLAEHVEKYPDRLSGGQQQRVALVRALCTRPDLLLLDEITAALDPELVGEVLTNVRALAEAGTTMVLATHEMSFAREVATKVCFLHQGRILEEGPPAQIFSDPREDRTRQFLRRVLPA, encoded by the coding sequence ATGACCGAGCCGACCACGGACCGCCCGCTGCTCGAGGTCGAGGGCCTGCGCAAGTCCTACGGCGACCGGCTGGTCCTCGACGACGTGTCGCTCACCGTCCAGCCCCACGACGTCGTCTGCCTGATCGGCTCCTCCGGGTCGGGCAAGTCGACGCTGCTGCGCTGCCTCAACCTGCTCGAGGACGTCGACGACGGCGTCATCCGCTTCGACGGCGGCGAGATCGCCGACCCCCGCGTCGACCCCCGCGTCGTGCGCCGCCGGATCGGGATGGTCTTCCAGGCCTACAACCTCTTCCCCCACCTGAGCGTGCTGGAGAACTGCGTCCTCGCGCCGCGCCGCGTGCACGGCGTGGCCCGGGGCGAGGCCGAGCAGCGCGCCCGCGACCTGCTGGAGACCTTCGGCCTGGCCGAGCACGTCGAGAAGTACCCCGACCGCCTCTCCGGGGGCCAGCAGCAGCGCGTGGCCCTGGTGCGCGCGCTCTGCACCCGCCCGGACCTGCTGCTGCTCGACGAGATCACCGCCGCCCTCGACCCCGAGCTGGTCGGCGAGGTCCTCACCAACGTCCGCGCGCTCGCCGAGGCCGGCACCACGATGGTGCTGGCGACCCACGAGATGAGCTTCGCCCGCGAGGTCGCCACCAAGGTCTGCTTCCTCCACCAGGGCCGCATCCTCGAGGAGGGCCCGCCCGCGCAAATCTTCAGCGACCCGCGCGAGGACCGCACCCGCCAGTTCCTCCGCCGCGTCCTCCCGGCCTGA
- a CDS encoding MerR family transcriptional regulator: MDAPLDGLMTLDELCSRVGLTVRNVRFYTSRGLVPPPIRHGRSGYYSGEHVARIELVLELQAHGFTLSAIERYVSALPADAEPEDIALARTMLAPWQSDLPVDMERSELEQRAGRDLSEEDVATLVALGIVRVRADRFLVARTQLGIGVQLLELGFPRAVAEAARDVYQSHGRQMAEELHQVITEQLAPLYGADESERFQEVMESLKPLSVGGLVTAYETAVARAARTATTK, translated from the coding sequence GTGGACGCGCCGCTGGACGGGCTGATGACCCTCGACGAGCTCTGCTCGCGGGTCGGCCTCACCGTGCGCAACGTCCGCTTCTACACCTCGCGCGGCCTGGTGCCGCCGCCGATCCGGCACGGCCGCTCGGGCTACTACTCCGGTGAGCACGTCGCCCGGATCGAGCTCGTGCTCGAGCTCCAGGCCCACGGCTTCACGCTCTCGGCGATCGAGCGCTACGTCTCCGCCCTCCCCGCGGACGCCGAGCCGGAGGACATCGCCCTGGCCCGCACCATGCTCGCGCCGTGGCAGTCCGACCTCCCGGTCGACATGGAGCGCTCGGAGCTGGAGCAGCGCGCCGGCCGCGACCTCTCCGAGGAGGACGTCGCCACGCTGGTCGCGCTCGGCATCGTCCGGGTGCGCGCCGACCGGTTCCTGGTCGCGCGCACGCAGCTGGGCATCGGCGTCCAGCTGCTCGAGCTGGGTTTTCCCCGGGCGGTCGCCGAGGCCGCCCGCGACGTCTACCAGTCCCACGGGCGCCAGATGGCCGAGGAGCTGCACCAGGTCATCACCGAGCAGCTCGCCCCGCTGTACGGCGCCGACGAGTCCGAGCGCTTCCAGGAGGTCATGGAGAGCCTCAAGCCGCTCTCCGTCGGCGGCCTGGTGACGGCCTACGAGACCGCCGTGGCGCGGGCGGCCCGCACCGCCACCACGAAATGA
- a CDS encoding acetyl-CoA C-acetyltransferase: protein MAEAFVYDHLRTPRGKGKAAGSLHEVKPIDLIVGLLEEVRTRNPGLDPTRVDDVVLGVVSPLGEQGGDIAKTAALAAGYPETVAGVQLNRFCASGLEAVNQAAARIRGGMEDLILAGGVESMSNVAMGSDGGAWAQDPATALTTGFVPQGIGADLIATIEGWTRDDVDTYAAESHHRAAKAWANGYFGDAVVPVRDRSGLVILDHDETVRPDTSPEGLAGLRPSFAQIGADAGFDDVALEKYHWIEKIDHVHHAGNSSGIVDGAALMAIGTEEIGVQLGLTPRARIVSMAVSGADPTIMLTGPAPAARKALGKAGLEAKDIDLWEINEAFAAVAMRFMRDMGISHEITNVNGGAIAMGHPLGATGAMILGTLIDELVRRDQKRGLATLCVGGGMGIATVVEIV, encoded by the coding sequence ATGGCAGAAGCATTCGTGTACGACCACCTGCGCACTCCGCGCGGCAAGGGCAAGGCGGCCGGCTCCCTCCACGAGGTCAAGCCGATCGACCTGATCGTCGGCCTCCTCGAGGAGGTCCGCACCCGCAACCCCGGCCTCGACCCCACGCGCGTCGACGACGTCGTGCTCGGCGTCGTCTCGCCGCTCGGTGAGCAGGGCGGCGACATCGCCAAGACCGCCGCGCTGGCCGCCGGCTACCCCGAGACCGTCGCCGGCGTGCAGCTGAACCGCTTCTGCGCCTCCGGCCTCGAGGCCGTCAACCAGGCCGCCGCCCGCATCCGCGGCGGCATGGAGGACCTGATCCTCGCCGGTGGCGTCGAGTCGATGAGCAACGTCGCGATGGGCTCCGACGGCGGCGCGTGGGCCCAGGACCCGGCCACCGCGCTGACCACCGGCTTCGTCCCGCAGGGCATCGGCGCCGACCTGATCGCCACGATCGAGGGCTGGACCCGCGACGACGTCGACACCTACGCCGCCGAGTCGCACCACCGCGCCGCGAAGGCCTGGGCCAACGGCTACTTCGGCGACGCCGTCGTGCCGGTGCGCGACCGCAGTGGCCTGGTCATCCTCGACCACGACGAGACCGTGCGCCCCGACACCAGCCCCGAGGGCCTGGCCGGCCTGCGCCCGAGCTTCGCCCAGATCGGTGCCGACGCCGGCTTCGACGACGTCGCGCTCGAGAAGTACCACTGGATCGAGAAGATCGACCACGTCCACCACGCCGGCAACTCCTCCGGCATCGTCGACGGCGCCGCGCTGATGGCGATCGGCACCGAGGAGATCGGCGTCCAGCTCGGCCTGACCCCGCGGGCCCGCATCGTGTCGATGGCCGTCAGCGGCGCCGACCCGACGATCATGCTCACCGGCCCCGCGCCCGCGGCCCGCAAGGCGCTCGGCAAGGCCGGCCTCGAGGCGAAGGACATCGACCTCTGGGAGATCAACGAGGCCTTCGCCGCCGTCGCGATGCGCTTCATGCGCGACATGGGCATCTCCCACGAGATCACCAACGTCAACGGCGGCGCCATCGCGATGGGCCACCCGCTCGGCGCGACCGGCGCGATGATCCTCGGCACCCTCATCGACGAGCTCGTGCGCCGTGACCAGAAGCGCGGCCTGGCCACGCTCTGCGTCGGCGGCGGCATGGGCATCGCCACCGTCGTCGAGATCGTCTGA
- a CDS encoding DEAD/DEAH box helicase yields the protein MSDLSVTQNHQSSFAALKVPADLVAVLNAQGITIPTPIQAATLPDSLAGRDVLGRGRTGSGKTYAFLLPVVARLVASNRTAAPGKPRALILAPTRELVGQIHEALKPLAATNGLSTMTIFGGVGQNPQVANLRRGADIVLACPGRLEDLIGQGHCNLGNVEVTVLDEADHMADLGFLPAVRRILERTPSNGQRLLFSATLDNAIDVLVKKFLHSPVVHEADSAQSPVSKMDHHVLHIGRESRIPVLVDLASAPGRTVVFTRTKHGAKALARQLNKSGVPSVDLHGNLSQNARTRNMEAFHSGQATTLVATDIAARGIHVDDVALVVHADPPTEHKAYLHRSGRTARAGAAGTVVTLMTDEQVRDVRQLTRAAGIKPTTTKVTGASHPMLATLAPGERVLVPGGLTLDVPTSSPQRSSKPKSSGNGGGGNGGGNGGGRGRGRSGGGRSGGQASAGAGSKPAGSSNRNRRRSGGSSTGSSTGSSSGGHSAASFSSHR from the coding sequence GTGAGTGATCTTTCTGTGACCCAGAACCACCAGTCCTCCTTCGCTGCCCTCAAGGTGCCGGCCGACCTCGTCGCCGTGCTCAACGCCCAGGGCATCACGATCCCGACCCCCATCCAGGCCGCGACGCTGCCCGACTCGCTCGCCGGCCGCGACGTCCTCGGCCGGGGCCGCACCGGCTCCGGCAAGACCTACGCCTTCCTGCTCCCCGTGGTGGCGCGCCTGGTCGCGTCGAACCGCACGGCGGCGCCGGGCAAGCCCCGCGCGCTGATCCTGGCGCCGACCCGCGAGCTCGTCGGCCAGATCCACGAGGCCCTCAAGCCGCTGGCCGCGACCAACGGCCTCTCGACGATGACCATCTTCGGCGGCGTCGGCCAGAACCCGCAGGTGGCGAACCTGCGCCGCGGTGCCGACATCGTGCTTGCCTGCCCCGGCCGGCTCGAGGACCTCATCGGCCAGGGCCACTGCAACCTCGGCAACGTCGAGGTCACCGTGCTCGACGAGGCCGACCACATGGCCGACCTCGGCTTCCTGCCCGCCGTGCGCCGCATCCTCGAGCGGACGCCGAGCAACGGTCAGCGCCTGCTCTTCTCCGCCACGCTCGACAACGCGATCGACGTCCTGGTGAAGAAGTTCCTGCACTCGCCCGTGGTCCACGAGGCCGACTCGGCGCAGTCGCCGGTCTCCAAGATGGACCACCACGTGCTGCACATCGGCCGCGAGAGCCGCATCCCGGTGCTCGTCGACCTCGCCTCGGCCCCCGGCCGCACGGTCGTCTTCACCCGCACCAAGCACGGCGCGAAGGCGCTGGCGCGCCAGCTCAACAAGAGCGGCGTCCCGTCGGTCGACCTGCACGGCAACCTGAGCCAGAACGCGCGCACCCGCAACATGGAGGCCTTCCACTCCGGCCAGGCCACCACGCTGGTCGCGACCGACATCGCGGCCCGCGGCATCCACGTCGACGACGTCGCGCTCGTCGTCCACGCCGACCCGCCGACCGAGCACAAGGCCTACCTGCACCGCTCGGGCCGCACCGCCCGCGCCGGTGCCGCCGGCACCGTCGTCACGCTGATGACCGACGAGCAGGTCCGCGACGTCCGCCAGCTCACCCGCGCCGCCGGCATCAAGCCGACGACGACCAAGGTGACCGGCGCCTCGCACCCGATGCTGGCCACGCTCGCCCCCGGCGAGCGGGTCCTCGTGCCCGGCGGCCTCACCCTCGACGTCCCGACGTCCTCCCCGCAGCGCTCCTCGAAGCCGAAGTCCTCGGGCAACGGCGGCGGCGGCAACGGCGGGGGCAACGGCGGGGGTCGCGGTCGCGGCCGCTCCGGCGGCGGTCGCTCCGGCGGCCAGGCGTCCGCGGGCGCCGGCAGCAAGCCGGCCGGCTCCTCGAACCGCAACCGTCGCCGCTCCGGCGGCTCCTCGACCGGTTCGTCGACCGGTTCCTCGAGCGGCGGCCACTCCGCCGCGTCGTTCTCGTCCCACCGCTGA